In one Tepidisphaeraceae bacterium genomic region, the following are encoded:
- a CDS encoding biotin--[acetyl-CoA-carboxylase] ligase, whose product MPPAFHLQSLRPAIRPFRLYWFSRLRSTNDHAIALRHRGDLFAPAIVLTSHQTAGRGRGSHTWWSGDGSLTVTFAIPIEEGVAAHQLPLVAGVAVREAVSEIVGSDDLVRLKWPNDLLADGRKLAGLLCERSHKVDLIGLGLNVNVSRSQVPRPLRDRVTSLSQLTHRPLSMNDVLATIARHLHASLAFRREQSFAALLRRYDAHHALLHRRVKITAVAEPAIIGLCEGLDSMGRLLVRDGTQVHRIIAGHVEAIGE is encoded by the coding sequence ATGCCCCCTGCGTTCCACCTCCAATCCCTGCGCCCCGCGATCCGGCCGTTCCGGCTCTACTGGTTCTCGCGCCTGCGCAGCACGAACGACCACGCGATCGCGTTACGCCATCGTGGTGACCTGTTCGCCCCCGCAATCGTGCTGACGAGCCACCAGACCGCCGGCCGCGGGCGTGGGAGCCATACGTGGTGGTCGGGTGATGGGTCGCTCACCGTCACCTTCGCGATCCCGATCGAGGAAGGGGTCGCGGCGCACCAGTTGCCGCTAGTAGCAGGTGTGGCGGTGCGCGAGGCAGTATCGGAAATCGTGGGCAGCGACGACCTCGTCCGGCTGAAATGGCCCAACGACCTGCTGGCCGACGGCCGCAAGCTTGCGGGCTTGCTCTGCGAACGGTCGCACAAGGTCGATTTGATCGGCTTGGGCCTGAACGTGAACGTATCGCGCTCGCAGGTCCCCCGACCGCTGCGCGATCGGGTGACGTCGCTCTCGCAACTGACCCACCGGCCGCTTTCGATGAACGACGTGCTGGCGACGATCGCGCGCCACCTGCACGCCTCGCTCGCCTTCCGCCGCGAGCAATCGTTCGCCGCCCTGCTTCGCCGCTACGACGCCCACCACGCCCTGCTGCACCGCCGCGTGAAAATCACCGCCGTCGCCGAGCCGGCCATCATCGGTTTGTGCGAAGGACTGGATTCCATGGGCCGCCTGCTCGTTCGCGACGGCACCCAGGTGCACCGCATCATCGCCGGCCATGTCGAAGCGATCGGCGAGTGA
- a CDS encoding thermonuclease family protein, with protein MARPTRDISIPDLLRRRGRYRKFGWGALILVFLSILLDRSGTFGYHGDDWSRFDKQSVQVVHVSDGDSIIITDAGSNKQTKVRLIGVDTPELEGDQYWAQQAHSYTRGRLANRSVTLKLDGTQTRDRYDRLLAYVYVTDSDNLNLALVRDGQAYADRRHDHSMRAQLESTEAEARKKGRGLWKDVRDDQQPQWRQDWLKRRR; from the coding sequence ATGGCACGACCGACACGAGACATCTCCATCCCCGATCTGCTTCGCCGGCGCGGCCGATATCGCAAGTTTGGCTGGGGGGCGCTGATCCTCGTCTTCCTCTCGATCCTGCTCGACCGCTCGGGCACCTTCGGTTACCACGGCGACGACTGGTCCCGTTTCGACAAGCAGAGCGTCCAGGTCGTCCACGTCAGCGATGGCGACTCGATCATCATCACCGATGCCGGCAGCAACAAGCAGACGAAAGTGCGCCTGATCGGCGTCGATACTCCCGAACTTGAGGGTGACCAATACTGGGCCCAACAGGCCCACTCGTACACGCGGGGGCGGCTGGCAAATCGCAGCGTGACGCTAAAGCTCGACGGTACGCAGACCCGCGACCGTTACGACCGCCTGCTGGCCTACGTCTACGTTACCGACAGCGACAACCTGAACCTCGCGCTCGTGCGCGACGGTCAGGCCTACGCCGACCGCCGGCACGACCATTCGATGCGCGCGCAGCTCGAGTCGACCGAAGCGGAAGCGCGCAAGAAGGGCCGCGGACTGTGGAAGGACGTCCGCGACGACCAGCAACCCCAGTGGCGGCAGGATTGGCTGAAACGTCGGCGGTGA
- a CDS encoding pyruvate carboxylase produces MRKLLVANRSEIAIRVFRAATELGLETVAVYTYEDRFALHRFKSDESYLIGPAEGGSPVKGYLDVEAIIAVAKAHGVDAIHPGYGFLSENAHLARACRDNGITFVGPRAEMLETFGDKTAAKKLAVQTKVPTVPGTEDALSDPAEVKAAAKKIGFPLIIKASFGGGGRGMRVVKNADELLPRLEEAQREAGAAFGRAEVFLERYIGRAKHIEVQILGDTHGNLVHLWERDCSVQRRHQKVVEIAPSVDLPLKLRVDICEAAKRLTKAANYVNAGTVEFLVDMDTQAFYFIEVNPRVQVEHTVTEVVTGIDIVKSQILIAQGYKLHEDPINIPQQDKVATRGYAVQARITTEDPTNNFIPDYGRLTTYRSAAGFGVRLDGGSAFSGAVITPYFDSLLVKVTASGSTFKESVARLDRALREFRIRGIKTNIPFLENLIQHKSFVNGDATTTFIDTTPELFKIAPRRDRATKILSYLGDVIINGRPEVKGKVDKKRELPEPFIPKFDTTAAPPPGLRNKLLELGPEEFAKYIRKQKKLLFTDTTMRDAHQSLLATRVRTFDLLKIADAVAHLTPNLFSLEMWGGATFDTSMRFLQEDPWDRLDQLRARIPNIPFQMLFRGSSALGYSNYPDNVVRQLVIESAAHGMDIFRIFDSLNWTENMKVAIETVRNKTDSVCEAAVCYTGDILDPRRTKYALNYYVKMAKELVRMGTHILAIKDMAGLCKPYAAYALVKALRDEIDVPIHFHTHDTSGINAGSILRAADAGVDIADAALASMSGMTSQPNLNSLVAALRHTPRDSGLDLDALNGLSNYWSDVREAYYPFEEGMKAGTAEVYQHEMPGGQYTNLRQQAKSLHLGDRWPEIAQAYATVNEMLGDIVKVTPSSKVVGDLALFMVTNNLTAMDILAPKGKLNFPKSVVEMLQGNLGQPPGGWPKVLQKIILDSAGEKPYTHRPGSKLPKVEFDEVKKELTGKIAREPSDTDVMSYLMYPQVYLDYDKHLKTYDNTSVIPTPAYWYGLQAGEEISVEIEPGKTLLVKYLTTGDPREDGTRTVFFELNGQPREVAVPDRSLEGKLNKNPKADADDPDQIGAPMPGKVSSVAVKKGQAVKSGERLLSIEAMKMETAVYAPRDATVADVAVKAGTIVSAGDLLVLLEG; encoded by the coding sequence ATGCGCAAACTGCTGGTCGCTAACCGCAGCGAAATCGCGATTCGCGTCTTCCGTGCCGCCACTGAGCTGGGCCTTGAGACGGTGGCCGTCTACACGTACGAGGACCGCTTTGCCCTGCATCGCTTCAAGAGCGACGAGAGCTATCTGATCGGTCCCGCCGAGGGTGGCTCGCCGGTGAAGGGCTACCTCGACGTGGAGGCGATCATTGCCGTCGCCAAGGCGCACGGCGTGGACGCGATTCACCCCGGGTACGGTTTCCTGTCCGAAAACGCCCACCTCGCCCGGGCCTGCCGCGACAACGGTATCACGTTCGTCGGCCCCCGCGCCGAGATGCTCGAAACCTTCGGTGACAAGACCGCGGCCAAGAAGCTGGCGGTGCAGACGAAGGTACCGACCGTCCCCGGCACGGAAGATGCCCTTTCCGACCCTGCCGAGGTGAAGGCGGCCGCCAAGAAGATCGGCTTCCCGCTCATCATCAAGGCCAGCTTTGGCGGTGGTGGCCGCGGCATGCGCGTCGTGAAGAACGCCGACGAGCTGCTGCCGCGCCTGGAAGAGGCCCAGCGAGAAGCCGGAGCCGCCTTCGGTCGGGCCGAGGTCTTCCTCGAACGCTACATCGGCCGGGCCAAGCACATCGAGGTGCAGATCCTCGGTGACACGCACGGCAACCTCGTTCACCTGTGGGAGCGCGACTGCTCCGTCCAACGCCGTCACCAGAAGGTCGTCGAGATCGCCCCAAGCGTCGATCTACCGCTGAAGCTACGCGTCGACATCTGCGAGGCCGCCAAGCGCCTGACGAAGGCCGCCAACTACGTGAACGCCGGCACGGTGGAATTCCTGGTCGACATGGACACGCAGGCGTTCTACTTCATCGAAGTGAACCCGCGCGTTCAGGTCGAGCACACCGTGACGGAAGTCGTCACCGGCATCGACATCGTCAAGAGCCAGATCCTGATCGCGCAAGGCTACAAGCTGCACGAAGACCCGATCAACATCCCGCAGCAGGACAAGGTCGCCACGCGCGGCTACGCCGTGCAGGCCCGCATCACCACCGAAGATCCGACCAACAACTTCATCCCCGATTACGGCCGGCTCACCACCTACCGCAGCGCCGCGGGCTTTGGCGTGCGGTTGGACGGCGGCAGCGCCTTCAGTGGCGCGGTCATCACGCCCTACTTCGACTCGCTGCTCGTGAAGGTGACGGCCAGCGGCAGCACGTTTAAGGAATCGGTCGCTCGGCTGGACCGCGCGCTGCGCGAGTTCCGCATAAGGGGCATCAAGACGAACATCCCGTTCCTCGAAAACCTCATTCAGCACAAGAGCTTCGTCAACGGCGACGCCACGACGACGTTCATCGACACCACGCCCGAGCTGTTCAAGATCGCCCCCCGCCGCGACCGCGCGACGAAGATCCTGAGCTACCTGGGCGACGTGATCATCAACGGCCGCCCGGAGGTGAAGGGCAAGGTCGACAAAAAGCGCGAGCTGCCCGAACCGTTCATCCCGAAGTTTGACACGACCGCCGCCCCACCGCCCGGCCTGCGCAACAAGTTGTTGGAACTGGGGCCCGAAGAGTTCGCCAAGTACATCCGCAAGCAGAAGAAGCTGCTGTTCACCGATACCACGATGCGTGACGCGCATCAGTCGCTGCTGGCGACGCGCGTGCGCACGTTCGACCTGCTGAAGATCGCCGACGCGGTGGCGCACCTCACGCCGAATTTGTTCAGCCTGGAAATGTGGGGCGGCGCCACGTTCGACACGTCGATGCGCTTTCTGCAGGAAGACCCGTGGGACCGCCTGGATCAGCTGCGCGCCCGCATCCCGAACATCCCGTTCCAGATGCTCTTCCGCGGCAGCAGCGCGCTGGGGTACAGCAACTATCCCGACAACGTCGTGCGGCAGCTGGTGATCGAGAGCGCCGCCCACGGCATGGACATCTTCCGCATCTTCGACTCGCTCAACTGGACCGAGAACATGAAGGTGGCGATCGAGACGGTGCGCAACAAGACCGACTCGGTCTGCGAGGCGGCCGTCTGCTACACGGGTGACATCCTCGACCCGCGGCGCACGAAGTACGCCTTGAACTACTACGTGAAGATGGCCAAGGAACTGGTGCGGATGGGCACGCACATCCTCGCCATCAAGGACATGGCCGGCCTGTGCAAGCCGTACGCCGCCTACGCGCTGGTGAAAGCGCTGCGCGACGAGATCGACGTGCCGATCCACTTCCACACGCACGACACCAGCGGCATTAACGCCGGCAGCATCCTGCGTGCCGCCGACGCCGGTGTCGACATCGCCGACGCCGCTTTGGCCAGCATGAGCGGCATGACGAGCCAACCCAACCTGAACAGCCTGGTGGCGGCGCTACGGCACACGCCGCGCGACAGTGGGCTGGACCTGGACGCGTTAAACGGTTTGTCGAACTACTGGTCGGACGTGCGCGAGGCCTACTACCCGTTCGAAGAGGGCATGAAGGCCGGCACCGCCGAGGTGTACCAGCACGAAATGCCGGGCGGCCAGTACACCAATCTGCGCCAGCAGGCCAAGAGCCTGCACCTGGGCGACCGCTGGCCGGAAATCGCGCAGGCCTACGCCACCGTGAACGAAATGCTCGGCGACATCGTGAAGGTGACGCCCAGCAGCAAGGTGGTCGGCGATTTGGCGCTGTTCATGGTCACCAACAACCTGACCGCCATGGACATCCTGGCGCCCAAGGGCAAGCTGAACTTCCCCAAGAGCGTCGTCGAGATGCTTCAGGGCAACCTCGGTCAGCCGCCTGGTGGCTGGCCGAAGGTGTTGCAGAAGATCATCCTCGACAGCGCCGGTGAAAAGCCCTACACCCACCGCCCCGGCAGCAAGCTGCCGAAGGTGGAGTTCGACGAGGTGAAGAAGGAACTAACCGGCAAGATCGCCCGCGAGCCGAGCGATACCGACGTGATGTCCTACCTGATGTATCCGCAGGTCTACCTGGACTACGACAAGCACCTGAAGACCTACGACAACACGAGCGTCATCCCCACGCCCGCCTACTGGTATGGTCTGCAGGCGGGTGAGGAAATCAGCGTGGAGATCGAACCCGGCAAGACGCTGCTCGTGAAGTACCTCACCACCGGTGACCCCCGCGAGGACGGCACGCGCACGGTCTTTTTCGAGCTGAACGGCCAACCCCGCGAGGTGGCCGTGCCCGACCGGTCGCTCGAGGGTAAGCTCAATAAGAATCCCAAGGCCGACGCGGACGACCCCGACCAGATCGGCGCGCCGATGCCCGGCAAGGTATCGAGCGTGGCCGTGAAGAAGGGCCAGGCCGTCAAGAGCGGCGAGCGTCTGCTCAGCATCGAAGCGATGAAGATGGAGACCGCCGTCTACGCCCCCCGCGATGCCACGGTCGCCGACGTCGCCGTAAAGGCCGGCACGATCGTGAGCGCGGGCGATCTGCTGGTGTTGCTGGAAGGGTAA
- the sppA gene encoding signal peptide peptidase SppA, producing MTPQPPPGQGPIDPRGAFSPPPPPPGQASMQQGPPASPPGGFMPPQAPPPQYFGQPGMMLPPMGPPPKAKRGWSWGQVIVTSVATIIFLGSLGLNLLLLVAVGMQGGNEKVRQEVVLEGAQAEKIGVIGVRGVITAASFNKFDRLLREVEKDKSLKALVIDIDTPGGAVTASDQIYQRILRFKSDMEAAGRSVPVVASIGSIGTSGGYYVACATDHIFAERTALTGNIGVLLPRFNVHKLAEKYGIEETTIVSNGAPFKNAGSMFTPERPAETAYIQKIADDAFTAFKDVVRQARQTKLKAPLTEVADGRAFFAPDAVTVGLIDATGTAADAYAYAAAQAQLSKPHVVRYDDPPSLLGALSGEGEAMGGTSIQFDGKAVRVNAGEITDLLTPRLMYLWRGD from the coding sequence ATGACTCCACAACCCCCGCCAGGACAAGGTCCGATTGACCCGCGTGGCGCGTTCTCGCCACCGCCACCGCCACCCGGGCAGGCGTCGATGCAACAGGGACCACCCGCTTCCCCACCGGGCGGCTTCATGCCACCGCAGGCGCCTCCGCCGCAGTACTTTGGCCAACCGGGCATGATGTTGCCACCGATGGGCCCGCCACCGAAGGCCAAGCGCGGGTGGTCGTGGGGGCAGGTGATCGTGACGTCGGTCGCGACGATCATCTTCCTGGGGTCGCTCGGGTTAAACTTGCTGCTGCTGGTGGCGGTCGGCATGCAGGGAGGCAACGAGAAGGTCCGCCAAGAGGTCGTGCTGGAAGGGGCGCAGGCGGAGAAGATCGGTGTGATCGGCGTGCGCGGCGTGATCACGGCGGCGTCGTTCAACAAGTTCGACCGGCTGCTGCGCGAGGTTGAGAAGGACAAGTCACTCAAGGCGCTCGTCATCGACATCGACACGCCAGGTGGCGCGGTCACCGCGTCGGACCAGATCTACCAGCGCATCCTCCGCTTCAAGAGCGACATGGAAGCGGCCGGCCGGTCGGTGCCGGTCGTCGCCAGCATTGGCAGCATCGGCACCAGCGGCGGGTACTACGTGGCCTGCGCCACCGATCATATCTTCGCCGAGCGCACGGCGCTCACGGGCAACATCGGCGTGCTGCTGCCGCGATTCAACGTGCACAAGCTGGCCGAGAAGTACGGGATCGAGGAGACGACGATCGTCTCCAACGGCGCGCCGTTCAAGAACGCCGGCTCGATGTTCACGCCCGAGCGGCCCGCGGAAACGGCGTACATACAGAAGATCGCCGACGACGCGTTCACCGCGTTCAAAGACGTGGTACGGCAGGCCCGGCAGACGAAGCTGAAGGCGCCGCTGACCGAGGTCGCCGATGGCCGGGCGTTCTTCGCGCCCGACGCGGTGACGGTCGGCCTGATCGACGCCACCGGCACCGCCGCCGACGCCTATGCCTACGCCGCGGCGCAGGCGCAGCTGTCAAAGCCGCACGTCGTGCGGTACGACGATCCACCGTCGCTGCTGGGCGCGCTGTCGGGTGAGGGTGAAGCGATGGGCGGCACGTCGATCCAGTTCGACGGCAAGGCCGTGCGCGTCAACGCCGGCGAGATCACCGACCTGCTGACGCCGCGGTTGATGTACCTGTGGCGCGGCGACTAA
- a CDS encoding DUF4870 domain-containing protein, whose product MSQDPQSDPTPNTTPPTTTPVEPVSYQTPATAAGDYMGPTPDKDAKMWGMLAHVSAIVAYLVAFPLLGPLIVWLVKKNEMPFVDDQGKESLNFQITVLIAVLVLTPTFCIFIGFILVPIVLIAALVLTIIAAMKANEGIAYRYPFTLRLIK is encoded by the coding sequence ATGTCGCAAGACCCGCAATCTGACCCCACGCCGAACACGACGCCCCCCACGACCACACCGGTCGAACCGGTAAGCTATCAGACCCCCGCGACGGCCGCTGGCGATTACATGGGCCCTACGCCCGACAAGGACGCCAAGATGTGGGGCATGCTCGCTCACGTGTCGGCAATCGTAGCGTACTTGGTCGCGTTCCCGTTGCTGGGGCCGTTGATCGTCTGGTTAGTAAAGAAGAACGAGATGCCGTTCGTCGACGACCAGGGCAAGGAGTCGTTGAACTTCCAGATCACTGTGCTGATTGCCGTCTTGGTGCTCACACCCACTTTCTGCATCTTCATTGGCTTCATCCTCGTGCCGATCGTCCTCATCGCGGCGCTCGTGCTGACGATTATCGCCGCGATGAAGGCCAACGAGGGCATTGCGTACCGCTATCCGTTCACGCTGCGGTTGATCAAGTAG
- the xerC gene encoding tyrosine recombinase XerC: protein MNTDTAFATSIPGDTANAPEKTFSPLVQQFLQFLKLEKHFSDYTIKSYGADLFQFGQFLTGQIGQLAGASLGRVASGEEIDDRQLKCEPLAIREFLAYLYGQNYTKSTTARKLATLRSFYKFLIRRGLVSLNPLSTIRTPKQEKRLPKCLDLEQVQKLLDAPGEGDILACRDKAMLEVLYSSGIRVSELVELSMSDIDLQEGVLRVTGKGRKERLTPIGSQAIKAMQRYFEMRAVDGKSQANGSERVFLNKHGDSLSTRSVRRKLDKYLVSAGLDPGISPHTLRHSFATHLLNNGADLRSVQELLGHQSLSTTQIYTHLTTQRLKEAYDAAHPRAEASTIPHPSSPGLHSKPYYPAKAG, encoded by the coding sequence ATGAACACCGATACCGCATTTGCAACCTCTATTCCCGGCGACACGGCCAACGCGCCCGAAAAGACCTTCTCGCCCCTGGTGCAGCAGTTCCTGCAGTTCCTGAAGCTCGAGAAGCACTTCAGCGATTACACGATCAAGAGCTACGGCGCCGACCTGTTCCAGTTCGGTCAGTTCCTGACCGGCCAGATCGGTCAGCTCGCCGGCGCAAGCCTCGGCCGCGTGGCCAGTGGCGAGGAGATCGACGATCGCCAGCTGAAGTGCGAGCCGCTCGCGATCCGCGAGTTTCTGGCCTACCTGTACGGGCAGAACTACACGAAGAGCACGACGGCGCGCAAGCTCGCGACGCTGCGCAGCTTCTACAAGTTCCTGATCCGCCGCGGCCTGGTCAGCCTCAATCCGCTGAGCACGATCCGCACCCCCAAGCAGGAAAAGCGCCTGCCCAAGTGCCTGGACCTCGAACAGGTTCAGAAGCTGCTCGACGCGCCCGGCGAAGGCGACATTCTCGCTTGCCGTGACAAGGCGATGCTCGAAGTGCTCTACAGCTCAGGCATTCGCGTCAGCGAACTGGTCGAGCTGTCGATGAGCGACATCGACCTGCAGGAGGGCGTGCTCCGCGTGACCGGCAAGGGTCGCAAGGAACGCCTGACGCCGATCGGCAGCCAAGCGATCAAGGCGATGCAGCGCTACTTCGAAATGCGGGCCGTCGATGGCAAGAGCCAGGCCAACGGCAGCGAGCGCGTCTTCCTGAACAAGCACGGCGACTCGCTCAGCACGCGCAGCGTCCGCCGAAAGCTGGACAAGTACCTCGTGTCGGCCGGCCTCGATCCCGGCATCAGCCCGCACACGCTGCGTCACAGCTTTGCGACGCATTTGCTGAACAACGGCGCCGACCTGCGCAGCGTTCAGGAACTGCTGGGCCACCAGTCGCTCAGCACGACGCAGATCTACACGCACCTGACGACCCAGCGGCTAAAGGAAGCCTACGACGCCGCCCACCCGCGGGCCGAGGCCTCCACCATCCCGCACCCGTCGTCACCAGGGCTGCACTCAAAGCCTTACTACCCGGCTAAGGCTGGGTAA
- a CDS encoding aspartate kinase encodes MGLIVQKFGGTSVANAERIHKAAKRAIATKERGNQVVVVVSAMGDTTDDLLDLAKQVCSFGGCETNPPKREMDQLLATGEQVTIALMAMAIHAQGHEAISFTGGQIGLVTDNVFSKARIQSINKQRIFEQLNHGKIVIVAGFQGITPEGDFTTLGRGGSNATLVAVGAVLQADVCENFTDVDGIYTADPRIVKNARKIDRISYDEMLELSGLGASVLQTRAVEFAKKYKVPLHVRNSQNDNEGTWIVAETPNMEHIVVSGAALKKDLIRVTIKSVPDHPGVAAQIFGTIATANIVVDDIIQNVMDDNTANISFTVEHGDLQDIKPVVDKLVAQLGGATRANYQAGLAKVSVVGVGMRTHTGVAQRMFGALAEAKVNIQNITTSEIKISCIISIEDAPKALQIVHEAFELGAAAKV; translated from the coding sequence ATGGGCCTAATCGTACAAAAATTCGGGGGCACGAGCGTCGCGAACGCCGAGCGGATTCACAAGGCCGCCAAGCGGGCCATCGCGACGAAGGAGCGCGGGAATCAGGTGGTCGTCGTCGTCAGCGCGATGGGCGACACGACCGACGACCTGCTTGACCTCGCCAAGCAGGTCTGCTCGTTCGGTGGCTGCGAGACCAACCCGCCCAAGCGCGAGATGGACCAACTGCTCGCCACCGGTGAACAGGTCACCATCGCACTCATGGCCATGGCCATCCACGCGCAGGGGCACGAGGCCATTAGCTTCACCGGCGGGCAGATCGGGCTCGTCACCGACAACGTGTTCTCCAAGGCCCGCATTCAGTCGATCAACAAGCAGCGGATCTTCGAACAGCTAAACCACGGCAAGATCGTCATCGTCGCCGGCTTCCAAGGCATCACCCCGGAAGGCGACTTCACCACGCTCGGCCGCGGGGGCAGCAACGCGACGCTGGTCGCGGTGGGCGCGGTGTTGCAGGCGGACGTGTGCGAGAACTTCACCGACGTCGACGGCATCTACACCGCCGACCCGCGCATCGTGAAGAACGCCCGCAAGATCGACCGCATCAGCTACGACGAGATGCTGGAACTGTCCGGCCTCGGCGCCAGCGTCCTGCAGACGCGGGCGGTGGAGTTTGCCAAGAAGTACAAGGTGCCGCTGCACGTGCGCAACAGCCAGAACGACAACGAGGGCACCTGGATCGTCGCGGAGACACCGAACATGGAACACATCGTCGTATCCGGCGCAGCGCTCAAGAAGGACCTGATCCGCGTGACGATCAAGAGCGTCCCCGACCATCCCGGCGTGGCCGCTCAGATCTTCGGCACGATCGCGACGGCCAACATCGTCGTCGACGACATCATCCAGAACGTGATGGACGACAACACCGCCAACATCTCCTTCACCGTAGAGCACGGCGATTTGCAGGACATCAAGCCGGTCGTCGACAAGCTCGTCGCGCAGCTCGGTGGCGCCACGCGGGCGAACTACCAGGCCGGCCTGGCGAAGGTGAGCGTGGTCGGAGTGGGCATGCGCACGCACACGGGCGTCGCCCAGCGCATGTTCGGCGCGCTGGCCGAGGCGAAGGTGAACATTCAGAACATCACGACCAGCGAGATCAAGATCAGCTGCATCATCTCGATCGAGGACGCGCCCAAGGCCCTGCAGATCGTCCACGAGGCGTTCGAGTTGGGCGCCGCCGCGAAGGTGTAG